In one window of Desulforhabdus amnigena DNA:
- a CDS encoding DUF6909 family protein: MEETTRSHAARLAIRNFRIAADALLLIGRFKMEGRSGQVLQDSLKTLSPEIYGTMNDPKSIELKGLEYVMDRLPRGIEECCRFVMTSEEDLGDTPFVMLQPLKRRRTSYRINEKEMCFVITRGFSEIYDILTHLTFLYIEAKNIHSKMRDQEGNLTTEWKEFDKFMETEDELDSEHLNRAIWNLSIILGRTFHETKDTYEYFDRSKKEMNASNGLFKIIHSLGTGMGYIVDNQADVEIQFTPDLSHVILHQMYGKRWAAGITDKLLKLNLENRPLHIISSNLHSVVNLLYGYAAVGTGTDKKFTQDLYTFVQELRNRSDEIREYARNHGFYEVPDKSGAHIDCQIIDTANLNFEGLHPDLRINVEVVQDEKPVVLVMDYAFGTQAFELIDSLLQPMMIEGEEKNLNLRSISVMGKAGTLRGKKGDIMIPTAHVLEGSAHNYILDNDLTEEDFDGYKDVFVGPMITVLGTSLQNRDVLETFKTTSWKAVGLEMEGGHYHRAINAAMIREHISKDVKVRYAYYASDNPLKSGQTLASGSLGIEGIKPTYMITKRILEKIL; this comes from the coding sequence ATGGAAGAAACAACAAGATCACATGCGGCAAGATTGGCGATTCGTAATTTCAGAATTGCAGCCGATGCTCTCCTGCTGATCGGTCGCTTCAAAATGGAGGGACGTTCCGGCCAGGTTCTGCAGGATTCTCTGAAGACCCTCAGCCCTGAAATCTATGGAACCATGAACGATCCCAAGAGCATAGAATTGAAGGGACTAGAATACGTCATGGACAGACTGCCGCGGGGAATCGAAGAATGCTGCCGTTTCGTGATGACCTCGGAAGAAGATTTGGGAGACACTCCATTTGTAATGCTGCAACCACTGAAGCGCAGGAGAACTTCTTATCGCATCAATGAGAAGGAAATGTGCTTCGTGATAACACGCGGTTTTAGTGAGATATACGACATCTTAACGCACCTGACATTCTTGTACATCGAGGCAAAGAATATTCACAGCAAAATGAGAGACCAGGAAGGGAATTTGACTACGGAATGGAAGGAATTCGATAAGTTCATGGAAACCGAGGATGAGCTTGATAGTGAACATCTAAATCGCGCAATCTGGAACTTGAGTATCATTCTTGGCAGGACTTTTCACGAAACGAAAGACACATACGAATATTTTGACAGATCCAAGAAAGAAATGAATGCCAGCAATGGTCTGTTTAAAATTATCCACAGCCTCGGAACCGGGATGGGATACATAGTTGATAATCAGGCTGACGTTGAGATCCAGTTCACACCGGATTTGAGCCACGTTATCCTGCATCAAATGTATGGAAAGAGATGGGCCGCCGGGATCACGGACAAACTGTTGAAACTGAATTTAGAGAATCGTCCGTTGCATATAATAAGCTCAAATCTCCACAGCGTCGTTAATCTTTTATACGGATACGCAGCGGTTGGAACCGGCACAGATAAAAAATTTACTCAGGATCTCTACACATTTGTCCAGGAATTACGGAATAGAAGTGATGAAATCAGAGAATATGCCAGGAATCATGGTTTTTACGAGGTCCCTGATAAAAGCGGTGCGCATATCGATTGTCAGATCATCGATACTGCCAATCTGAATTTCGAGGGTTTGCATCCCGATCTGCGAATCAACGTGGAAGTTGTGCAGGATGAAAAGCCGGTTGTTCTCGTAATGGATTATGCTTTTGGAACGCAGGCCTTTGAACTGATTGATTCATTATTGCAGCCTATGATGATCGAGGGAGAGGAAAAGAACCTGAACCTTCGCTCCATATCCGTTATGGGGAAGGCGGGAACGCTGCGGGGAAAGAAGGGAGATATAATGATACCCACAGCCCACGTGCTCGAAGGTTCCGCGCACAATTACATTCTAGATAATGATCTGACGGAAGAAGATTTCGATGGTTACAAGGATGTCTTTGTGGGTCCGATGATAACGGTGCTCGGAACCTCTTTGCAGAACCGGGATGTGCTCGAAACATTTAAAACCACGAGCTGGAAAGCCGTAGGTCTGGAAATGGAAGGCGGGCACTACCACCGCGCCATCAATGCGGCCATGATCCGTGAGCACATCTCAAAAGACGTGAAAGTCCGATATGCCTATTATGCCTCTGATAACCCGCTCAAGAGCGGTCAAACCCTCGCTTCGGGCAGTCTGGGAATTGAAGGGATCAAGCCGACCTACATGATTACGAAGCGTATTTTGGAGAAGATCTTGTAG
- a CDS encoding EipA family protein — MQRVSLRCSIVFVVVAAFLAFVPVPGFTAEEQTPDAIINFETGSVAAGIGFSWGGGTLSYKGKSYPLKVDGMSVGKVGITKATATGTVYNLKKLEDINGNYVGVGAGASLGGGAGAVTMKNQNGVVIEVVATTKGLGITLGSGGVNINLK, encoded by the coding sequence ATGCAAAGAGTCAGCTTACGTTGTTCAATAGTTTTTGTCGTTGTTGCAGCCTTCTTGGCGTTCGTTCCTGTGCCGGGTTTTACTGCAGAGGAACAAACGCCGGATGCCATAATCAACTTTGAGACCGGCAGTGTCGCAGCGGGTATTGGATTCAGTTGGGGCGGTGGAACCCTCAGTTACAAGGGAAAGTCTTACCCATTGAAAGTGGACGGAATGAGTGTTGGCAAAGTGGGTATCACCAAGGCAACCGCTACCGGCACAGTCTACAATCTCAAGAAGCTGGAAGACATCAACGGTAACTATGTGGGCGTTGGCGCAGGTGCTTCGCTGGGTGGTGGAGCTGGGGCCGTGACGATGAAAAATCAAAATGGCGTGGTGATTGAAGTGGTGGCGACCACAAAGGGATTGGGTATAACCCTGGGCAGTGGGGGGGTGAATATTAATCTCAAGTAA
- a CDS encoding efflux transporter outer membrane subunit translates to MERLTKQLSLWILLFFCVSGCALGPNYKRPAVNAPENFRSAMTPAEQHSLADLPWWQIFQDETLQRLITEALENNYDLRVAATRVEQARQIAAQARGQFFPQIAYDGIVAKGKNSFLTTPSPNGGSTEDSALLGLNVFWEMDFWGRIRRLNEAARAQYLATEEGRRGVVVSLVSAVAQAYFELLELDLELEINKKTTQSFEDTLKIFTQRLEGGVASKLETSSAEGLLGTAAANVPEVERLIVLKENQINVLLGRNPGPVERNATLLEQVSPPEIPAGLPSALLERRPDIRQAEQNLRAANAQIGVAMTNFFPQIGLTSLLGQVSPELSAFTSGTSNLWAVAGAMTGPLFQGGTLIAEYRQAKAAWEEAKLVYEQTALNAFQEVSNALISRQKLAASRADQARSVKAYEEAVKVSIKRYVAGKASYYEILQNQQNLYPAETTLARTELNQLLAVVQLYKALGGGWQETGTFTTSQKHADD, encoded by the coding sequence ATGGAAAGGCTTACAAAGCAACTGTCCCTCTGGATTCTCTTGTTTTTTTGCGTGTCCGGCTGTGCTCTCGGACCCAACTACAAACGCCCGGCCGTCAATGCTCCCGAGAACTTTCGGAGTGCCATGACACCGGCAGAGCAACATTCTCTTGCGGACCTCCCATGGTGGCAAATTTTCCAGGATGAGACCCTCCAGCGACTCATCACTGAAGCGCTCGAAAACAATTACGACCTGCGCGTGGCCGCGACTCGTGTCGAGCAGGCGCGCCAGATTGCCGCCCAGGCACGGGGGCAGTTTTTCCCCCAGATCGCTTACGATGGAATCGTTGCCAAGGGTAAGAACAGTTTCCTCACCACCCCCAGCCCCAATGGGGGCAGCACGGAGGATTCCGCTCTCCTTGGCCTGAATGTGTTCTGGGAAATGGATTTCTGGGGTCGAATCCGCCGCCTGAATGAAGCCGCCCGGGCACAATACCTGGCCACCGAAGAAGGCCGCCGGGGTGTTGTGGTTTCTCTTGTGAGCGCCGTGGCTCAAGCCTACTTCGAGCTGCTCGAACTCGATCTCGAACTGGAGATCAACAAAAAGACCACACAATCCTTTGAGGATACCTTAAAGATTTTCACCCAGCGGCTCGAGGGCGGGGTCGCGTCCAAGCTGGAAACATCCAGCGCCGAGGGTTTACTGGGTACGGCTGCGGCCAATGTTCCCGAAGTAGAACGCCTCATTGTACTTAAGGAAAACCAGATCAATGTCCTCCTGGGGCGCAATCCCGGTCCCGTCGAGCGCAACGCCACCTTGCTGGAACAGGTCAGTCCACCGGAAATTCCCGCCGGCCTGCCATCGGCATTGCTGGAACGGCGCCCGGATATCCGCCAGGCGGAACAGAATCTGCGGGCCGCCAATGCGCAGATCGGTGTCGCCATGACCAATTTTTTCCCCCAGATTGGCCTTACCTCACTGCTCGGCCAGGTCAGCCCGGAACTCTCCGCGTTCACATCCGGCACCTCCAACCTGTGGGCTGTCGCCGGTGCGATGACGGGTCCCCTCTTCCAGGGCGGCACGCTGATCGCCGAGTATCGGCAGGCGAAAGCGGCTTGGGAAGAAGCCAAACTGGTCTACGAACAAACGGCCCTGAATGCTTTCCAGGAAGTATCCAACGCTCTCATCTCCCGGCAGAAGCTCGCAGCGAGCCGTGCCGACCAGGCCCGCTCGGTGAAAGCCTATGAGGAGGCAGTCAAGGTTTCCATCAAGCGCTACGTGGCCGGGAAAGCGAGCTATTACGAGATCCTGCAGAACCAGCAAAACCTTTATCCGGCAGAGACGACCCTCGCCCGGACCGAGCTCAACCAGCTCCTTGCCGTCGTCCAGCTATACAAAGCCCTTGGCGGTGGCTGGCAGGAGACCGGAACCTTCACGACCTCTCAGAAGCATGCTGACGATTGA
- a CDS encoding efflux RND transporter permease subunit → MARFFINRPIVAMVISILMVIIGLVAMSVLPIAQFPNIVPPEIQVKTTYTGADAITVEQSVATPIEQQMSGVDNMNYMYSLNANNGQMTLYVNFDVKTDPSTDQILAQMREGQAESQLPSDVRDYGVTVQKSTSAPLIMFALYSPNGTYDGIFLANYSYININDQMTRVPGIASVTVFGAGQYSMRFWVKPDQLAKLNITIPEIVKAIQTQNTVNPAGQIGAEPVPPGQEFTYAVRAQGRLENEREFGEIIVRAQPDGSFVRLKDVARIELGAQTYNLIGRLNGKPAALVALYQLPGSNAIEAAEGAKKLMERLKESFPPDLDYAVALDTTLAVTEGMKEIEHTLVEALVLVIIVVFLFLQGWRATLIPLLAVPVSLVGTFALFPLFGFSINTLSLFGLVLAIGLVVDDAIVVVEAVEHHIEHGMSPKDATLKAMEEVSGPVIAIAIILSAVFVPTAFIPGITGRLYQQFAVTIAVSVVISAFNALTLSPALASLLLRPKKESRGPLAIFFRWFNKVFDRATGGYVSTCSLLIRKSVVSLLLLAGITMFAGFLGKGIPTSFLPEEDQGYMYAGVQLPDAASLQRTDEIMKQAEEILSKTPGVKYYSSIVGYSMLSQVQNTYSGFFFITLEDWGKRKKPEEKYEAIMTHLNQKFRDITGAVGFAFSPPAIPGIGASGGVTFILEDRVGRDIGFLAENVQKFVAAARERPELASVSTTFRPVVPQVSVDVDRDKVLKQGVPLKDVYQTLQCFMGGIFVNYFNRFGRQWQIYVQAEGDYRTRASDMGQFFVRNSADNMVPLSAVTATNPTAGPEFTMRYNLYRSAQINASAKPGFSSAQAMKAMEEVFAQTMPREMGFDYLGMSYQEKKAQEGVSPAVIFGFSLLCVFLILAAQYESWSLPFSVLLGTPIAVAGAFMGLWIGSFENNVYAQIGLVMLIGLAAKNAILIVEFAKMGYDQGKPLVEAALEGARLRLRPILMTSFAFILGCVPLARASGAGALSRQVMGFVVIGGMMMASFIAIFLIPVTFYVVEKLSHRGVKHESPPMDEPTTHGSGGGH, encoded by the coding sequence ATGGCCAGATTCTTCATCAATCGCCCCATCGTGGCCATGGTGATTTCCATCCTGATGGTCATCATCGGCCTGGTGGCGATGTCGGTCCTGCCCATCGCGCAGTTTCCCAACATCGTTCCCCCGGAAATCCAGGTCAAAACCACCTACACCGGTGCCGACGCGATCACTGTCGAACAGTCCGTAGCGACCCCCATCGAGCAACAGATGTCCGGTGTGGACAACATGAACTACATGTATTCCCTCAACGCCAACAATGGGCAGATGACCCTTTACGTCAACTTTGACGTGAAGACCGACCCGAGCACGGATCAGATTCTGGCACAGATGCGCGAAGGGCAGGCCGAATCCCAATTGCCGTCGGACGTTCGTGACTATGGTGTTACGGTGCAAAAGTCCACTTCCGCTCCGCTCATCATGTTCGCTCTCTATTCACCCAACGGCACCTACGACGGCATCTTTCTTGCCAATTACTCTTACATCAACATCAACGACCAGATGACTCGCGTGCCGGGGATCGCCAGCGTTACGGTCTTTGGTGCGGGCCAGTATTCCATGCGTTTCTGGGTAAAACCCGACCAGCTCGCCAAGCTCAACATCACCATTCCCGAAATCGTCAAGGCCATCCAAACGCAGAACACCGTGAACCCCGCCGGCCAGATCGGCGCGGAGCCGGTGCCCCCGGGACAGGAATTCACCTATGCGGTCCGTGCCCAGGGCCGTTTGGAAAACGAGCGGGAGTTTGGTGAAATCATAGTACGGGCGCAGCCGGATGGGTCCTTCGTGCGCCTCAAAGACGTCGCCCGCATCGAATTGGGAGCCCAGACCTACAACCTTATCGGCCGCCTCAACGGCAAGCCGGCGGCCCTTGTGGCGCTCTACCAGCTGCCTGGGTCCAACGCCATTGAAGCTGCGGAGGGGGCGAAAAAGCTCATGGAGCGGCTTAAAGAGAGCTTTCCTCCGGATCTCGATTACGCGGTCGCCCTCGACACAACCCTGGCCGTCACCGAGGGTATGAAAGAGATCGAGCACACCCTTGTAGAAGCCCTGGTGCTGGTCATTATCGTGGTCTTCCTGTTCCTGCAGGGCTGGCGTGCCACCTTGATCCCTCTTTTGGCGGTGCCCGTGTCCCTGGTGGGTACTTTCGCCCTGTTTCCCCTGTTTGGTTTCTCCATCAATACCCTGTCGCTTTTCGGCCTGGTGCTCGCCATCGGCCTGGTGGTGGATGACGCCATCGTGGTGGTCGAAGCCGTCGAACATCACATCGAGCACGGAATGTCGCCCAAGGATGCTACTCTCAAAGCCATGGAAGAGGTATCCGGGCCTGTCATCGCCATCGCCATTATCCTTTCGGCCGTTTTTGTGCCGACAGCGTTCATCCCCGGCATCACGGGCCGCCTCTATCAGCAATTCGCGGTTACCATTGCCGTATCGGTGGTCATCTCCGCATTCAACGCTCTCACCCTGAGTCCCGCCCTGGCGTCATTGCTGCTGCGACCGAAAAAAGAGTCACGAGGCCCCCTGGCCATATTTTTTCGCTGGTTCAACAAGGTATTCGACCGCGCCACGGGAGGCTATGTCAGCACCTGTAGTCTGCTCATCCGCAAAAGTGTCGTATCGCTGCTGCTCCTCGCAGGCATCACCATGTTTGCGGGTTTTCTCGGCAAGGGAATCCCGACAAGCTTCCTGCCGGAAGAGGACCAGGGGTACATGTATGCGGGGGTGCAACTGCCCGATGCGGCATCACTGCAGCGCACCGACGAAATCATGAAGCAGGCTGAAGAGATTTTGAGCAAGACGCCTGGAGTGAAATATTATTCATCCATTGTCGGCTACAGCATGCTGAGCCAGGTGCAGAACACCTACAGCGGTTTTTTCTTCATCACCCTGGAGGATTGGGGAAAGCGCAAGAAGCCCGAGGAAAAGTACGAGGCCATCATGACCCATCTGAATCAGAAATTTCGTGACATTACCGGGGCCGTTGGCTTTGCCTTCTCGCCGCCGGCCATTCCGGGTATCGGTGCCTCCGGTGGAGTGACCTTCATCCTCGAGGATCGCGTGGGCAGGGACATCGGCTTCCTGGCCGAAAATGTGCAAAAATTCGTTGCCGCCGCCCGCGAACGCCCTGAGCTGGCAAGCGTCTCCACCACGTTTCGTCCCGTGGTGCCGCAGGTGTCCGTGGACGTGGACCGCGACAAGGTGTTGAAGCAGGGCGTGCCGCTCAAGGATGTTTACCAGACGCTCCAGTGTTTCATGGGTGGTATCTTTGTGAACTACTTCAACCGATTTGGCCGCCAGTGGCAGATTTACGTGCAGGCGGAGGGCGACTACCGCACCCGTGCCAGCGACATGGGGCAGTTTTTCGTGCGCAACAGCGCGGACAACATGGTGCCGCTCTCGGCCGTCACGGCCACAAACCCAACCGCGGGTCCTGAATTCACCATGCGCTACAACCTGTACCGCTCCGCCCAGATCAACGCCTCCGCCAAACCCGGCTTCAGCTCCGCCCAGGCCATGAAGGCGATGGAGGAGGTCTTCGCTCAGACCATGCCGCGCGAGATGGGCTTTGACTACCTGGGGATGAGCTACCAGGAAAAAAAGGCCCAGGAAGGCGTCTCACCGGCCGTCATCTTCGGTTTCTCGCTGCTTTGCGTCTTCCTGATTCTCGCCGCCCAGTATGAGAGCTGGAGCCTGCCGTTCAGCGTGCTGCTCGGCACGCCCATTGCCGTGGCCGGAGCGTTTATGGGTTTGTGGATCGGCAGTTTCGAAAACAACGTGTATGCACAAATCGGTCTGGTCATGCTCATAGGGCTTGCCGCGAAGAATGCCATTCTCATCGTGGAGTTCGCCAAGATGGGCTACGACCAGGGCAAACCGCTTGTGGAAGCGGCCCTGGAAGGCGCACGCCTGCGCCTTCGGCCCATCCTGATGACGTCCTTTGCATTCATCCTGGGATGCGTCCCGTTGGCCAGGGCCAGCGGCGCCGGGGCACTTTCCCGCCAGGTCATGGGGTTTGTCGTCATTGGCGGGATGATGATGGCGAGCTTCATTGCCATCTTTCTCATCCCGGTGACCTTCTATGTGGTCGAAAAGTTGTCTCATCGTGGCGTAAAGCATGAATCACCCCCAATGGATGAACCGACAACTCACGGTTCCGGTGGAGGGCACTAG